AATATATTGATGTGTTAATACTTTGCCTTCATTCTTTGCAAATAAAGTAAGCAATGCATATTGAGTAGCAGTAAGTCGAATTAATTCATTATTTTTTTTAACGGTGTGTGCCGAGAAATCAAATTCCAGTTTGCCATGTTTTAACACCGGGTTGTTTTCTTCTCTTGCTACGCCTCTTAAAACAGACCTTATTCTTGCCAGTAACTCACCTGTTCTGAAAGGCTTTACCAAATAATCATTCGCTCCATTATCCAGCGAAGAAATAATATCATCTTCATTATTTTGGATAGAAAGAATGATGATAGGATTTTTATACCATTCTCTCAGCTTCTTTAAGACTTTGCGCCCATCCTCATCCGGCAAGCCAAGATCAAGAATAATTAATTGAAATGAAGATGCTGCCGCAGCTACCAAGCCTTCTTTTCCCGTCAATGTTTGCTTTACGGAATAGCCATGCGACTCCAGCGTTATTTGTAATAACTTTTGAATTTGTAACTCATCATCAATTACCAAAATTTCGTTGTTACTCATTTAGCAGATATTTAAAGGATGATTCTTGCATGGGGATTTGTACAATAAACTTAGCGCCGCCCAAATCACTTTTTTTAAGCTCCACCGTGCCATTATGAGCCTCAACAAAACCTTTCACAATGGATAATCCAAGTCCGGTACCACCGGTTTTTGAATCTTTTAACCGATAAAATTTTTCAAACACCTTTTCCCTCTCCTCTTCAGGAAAACCGTTGCCATTATCTTCTATTATGATCATTAAAGTGTCCTGAATATTTTCTGCGCTGATCATAATTAAAGAACCTTCCGGTGTGTATTGCGCCGCATTATTAACGAGATTATGGATCACATGCTCCAGCAATCCATGATCTACTTTAAACAAAGGAAAATTTTCGGGTATGCGTACCTGTAAGTTGTGTCCTTTAAACTCTTCATTGTATCTATCAATAATAGTATATACCAGCTCATTTATATCACACCAATCTTTTTTGGGTTTTAAAAAACCGGATTCAAGTCTGGACATATTAAGCAGGTTTTCTACCTGTAAATTCAGCCTTAGTGAAGCTTTTGAAATTTCAAGTACCAGGTTTTCTTTATCTTTTTCTGATAATTGAGGAGAACCTCCTGAAAGATTATCTGTAGCCGCAATGATTATAGAAACCGGTGTTCTTAATTCATGAGATAAGGAGTTAAGTAATGTATTGTAGAGTTTAAGTGTCTGTGCTTTTTCTTCTTTTTCTCTTGCTTGTTTTTCTACTTGCCGGATCTTAGAAGTTAATCCTGCGTTTACTAATACTATTACAAAATACATTAGCAGCATGATCTTGTCTTCTGTAGTTCCAA
The Ferruginibacter albus DNA segment above includes these coding regions:
- a CDS encoding response regulator encodes the protein MSNNEILVIDDELQIQKLLQITLESHGYSVKQTLTGKEGLVAAAASSFQLIILDLGLPDEDGRKVLKKLREWYKNPIIILSIQNNEDDIISSLDNGANDYLVKPFRTGELLARIRSVLRGVAREENNPVLKHGKLEFDFSAHTVKKNNELIRLTATQYALLTLFAKNEGKVLTHQYILREIWGNDYIDQSQYLRVFIAQLRRKIEDDANHPEYIITESGIGYRFVAKEV
- a CDS encoding sensor histidine kinase is translated as MSKISGVLLLMNSLPKRKQYLFSILIICFVSAICFAGKSFIGFEVVAFILLVTLSIIAMFFDILPVLLAAFLSALIWDFFFLTPRYNLQVGTTEDKIMLLMYFVIVLVNAGLTSKIRQVEKQAREKEEKAQTLKLYNTLLNSLSHELRTPVSIIIAATDNLSGGSPQLSEKDKENLVLEISKASLRLNLQVENLLNMSRLESGFLKPKKDWCDINELVYTIIDRYNEEFKGHNLQVRIPENFPLFKVDHGLLEHVIHNLVNNAAQYTPEGSLIMISAENIQDTLMIIIEDNGNGFPEEEREKVFEKFYRLKDSKTGGTGLGLSIVKGFVEAHNGTVELKKSDLGGAKFIVQIPMQESSFKYLLNE